The following proteins are encoded in a genomic region of Arachis stenosperma cultivar V10309 chromosome 4, arast.V10309.gnm1.PFL2, whole genome shotgun sequence:
- the LOC130975154 gene encoding protein FAR1-RELATED SEQUENCE 5-like, translating to MDFTRSTVRSASDDSCGDYYPSGDTYDDEENLECSTGGASGETSEGGADDGDGSGDADDVAEGCLRRPVAAKDFLGKEFATEEDAYTAYKEFAKLRGFGVRKGDVARVNGHSAWRVRTIVDEHNHELAPPVFARLLPSHRKMSEGEKAQVDSLKQFGIATSKIMAYMAEQSGGYGMLRFTKWDVYNYVHRQRVARILDGDAAATISYLEGKANADMRSVARYTRTPDNRLGSLFWADDEMMMDYQLFGDVLAFDSTYRSNKYKKPLVVFSGSNYHKQTTIFGFALLEDEEVRTYRWVLLNLLDVMAQKKPCVVVTDGDKVMRTAIAEVMPTATHRLCGWHLEKNCVQRVKEAEFRKVFRNAIYANFEIREFEEYWKASMHGVAWHR from the exons ATGGATTTCACTCGTTCGACAGTTAGGAGTGCCTCCGATGATAGTTGTGGAGATTATTATCCGAGTGGTGATACATACGACGATGAGGAGAACCTCGAATGCAGTACAGGTGGCGCTAGCGGGGAAACTAGTGAAGGTGGTGCCGATGATGGTGATGGGTCGGGTGATGCAGATGATGTGGCAGAGGGTTGTCTCCGCCGGCCAGTCGCTGCGAAGGACTTCTTGGGAAAAGAGTTTGCAACTGAGGAGGATGCTTACACTGCCTACAAGGAATTCGCTAAATTAAGGGGTTTTGGAGTTCGGAAGGGAGATGTAGCTCGTGTGAATGGG CATAGTGCGTGGAGGGTCAGGACCATCGTGGACGAACACAACCACGAGCTTGCCCCACCAGTGTTTGCACGTCTCCTTCCTAGTCATCGGAAGATGAGTGAGGGTGAAAAGGCACAGGTGGATAGTTTGAAGCAGTTTGGGATCGCCACGTCGAAAATAATGGCTTACATGGCGGAGCAATCTGGTGGGTATGGCATGCTCCGATTTACCAAATGGGATGTGTATAATTATGTTCACAGGCAAAGGGTCGCGCGAATACTTGACGGCGACGCTGCGGCAACTATCAGTTATTTGGAGGGAAAGGCAAATGCTGACATGAGGAGCGTGGCCCGATACACACGAACCCCAGACAATCGTTTGGGCAGCCTATTTTGGGCTGACGATGAGATGATGATGGATTATCAGCTATTTGGTGACGTCTTGGCTTTCGATTCGACGTACCGATCTAACAAGTACAAGAAACCACTGGTGGTTTTCTCCGGATCAAATTACCACAAACAGACAACTATATTTGGGTTCGCGTTGTTGGAGGATGAGGAGGTCCGCACTTATAGGTGGGTGTTGCTAAACCTGCTAGATGTAATGGCACAGAAGAAGCCGTGTGTAGTGGTGACGGATGGGGACAAGGTGATGCGCACTGCAATTGCGGAGGTGATGCCGACGGCGACACATAGACTCTGTGGTTGGCACTTGGAGAAGAATTGCGTCCAACGGGTGAAAGAAGCAGAATTTCGCAAGGTGTTTAGGAATGCCATTTATGCAAACTTTGAAATCAGGGAGTTTGAGGAGTATTGGAAGGCATCCATGCATGGAGTCGCTTGGCATAGATGA